AGAGAATCGCCGAATGGAATCCGGGTTCATCCACCCGGAACCATCGGCATACCATCAACTTTGATGGTGTTTTTGATGGTTCCGGCGAGCCCTTTGGAGCTGGCACCATCATGGCACTGAATCACATCCAGATCACCAACGCTAAGCGTCGGGACAAGGCCTACAAACTGGCCGATTCTGACGGGCTGTATCTTTTCATCCAGCCGAACGGCGCGAAGCTTTGGCGCATGAACTACCGGCACCTCGGCCGGCAGAAGACGCTCTATTTCGGCGCCTGGCCCGAAGTGGGGATCGCGGCGGCACGCCAGCAGCGTGACAAGGCGCGGGAACAGATCGCAGCCGGTCTCGACCCCGCCGCCGAGAAGCGGATCGAAACCCTCGCGCGCAAGGTTGCCGCCGACAACACCTTCAAGACCATCGCCGAGGAATGGGTAGCCAAGAACGAACGGGAGGGGCGCGCGCCGATCACGCTCGACAAGATTCGCTGGCTGCTCGGCATGACCTACCCAATGATCGGCACTCTACCGATCTCCAAGATCACGCCGCAGGAGGTCCTTGCCGTCCTGCGCAAGGTGGAAGCGACCGGCCGCTACGAGAGCGCCCGGCGGATGCGCAGCGTGCTCAGCCGGGTGTTCCGATACGGTATCGCGACCGCACGAGCCGATCGCGATGTCGCGGCCGACCTGCGCGGCGCCCTCATCACGCCGAAGGTCCAACACCTAGCGGCGATCACGACGCCGAAGGAGGCTGGCGGGCTCCTTCGCGCAATCGAAGGATATACCGGTCACGAGATCACCGCCATCGCGCTTCGGCTGTCACCGCATCTGTTCGTGCGACCGGGCGAACTGCGCAGTGCTGAATGGACGGAGTTCGATACGCAGGGAGCAGTTTGGTCGCTCTCGGCAGAGAAGATGAAGATGCGGCGGCCGCATCGGGTGCCGCTCTCGCGTCAGGTGCTCGATATGCTCGAAGAGCTCCACGCTTTGACGGGCGATGGGCGATTTCTCTTTCCGTCTTTCCGCTCGCCAAAGCAGTGCATGTCGGAAAACACCGTCAACGCGGCGCTTCGACGGCTCGGCTACAGCCAGGAAGAAATGACGGCGCATGGCTTCCGAGCGATGGCCGCGACCCTGCTCAACGAGATGGGGATCTGGAATCCAGACGCCATCGAGAAGCAGCTCGCTCACCTCGATACCTCAATGGTCCGCCGCGCCTACACCCGTGGCGAGTATTGGGATGAGCGCGTCAAGATGATGCAGCATTGGTCGGACTATCTGGAGCAGCTACGAGACGGCGCAAAAATTCTTCGTCCGCACTTCGGCGTCCGACGTTAGCTCGCTAGCGACCGGGGCAGTTGCGAGGATACCATGACGAGCGATCTCGACCGATATGAAGCCGCGAAGAAGGCGTTGGACGGATTGATAGCCGAGATCGCTCAGACGTCCGTGCGCGCCGCGCACGACATCGGCGTTGAATTTGACGTCGATGATCCTCGGGTTGCCAGGTGGCTCATGCTGACCACATTTGAAGGCATGTTCATGTCGTCCGCGAAGACCACGTCGCGGGATTTGCTGGCGATGGCTGAGAAAGCTTCGGAAGGCGAAAGCAGGCGCACGCCTCGCAGGAAAAAGAAAGGCGAGCGGCAGCGACCGCTTGTGACATGGGATCATCTTGTCGCTTGGGCGGATGCCGACGTGGCGGAAAAGCCATTTATCCGCCCGTCAGCGCCTTGAGGCTTTTGTATGGGATCAAGGTCGATCGGCCGACCTTGACGGTTTCAAGATCGCCAGACTGGATAAGCTCGTAAAGGCGCGAACGGCTGATACCGGTGAGTTGAACCGCAGTCGATATTCGGACTGAAAGAGGCTCGATGACGACGGCGTCAGACTGCCGCTCTGTGAGGCGGGTCATATCTCACCCCCGTCCTCTATTGCGCGTGAAGCTTCGGTCGCTGTCCAAAAAAGCGGCGAGCATCGCTGGGATCAGTTCGACCACCGGCTCGTCGCGGCCATAGGTACTGGCGTAGAGCGCTGCGTATTCGGTGAGTGCTAGATGCAAATCCGGCATGACCGAGATGTTGAGCTTCACCGGATTGCGATCCGGAAGCTGGGGCAGCTTGAGGTCAGCCATTTCAACGCTCCTTCTCGCGCCAAGGCGCGAGGATGAGATCTTTGTGGACGACAAGCCGGACCGTTGCGCCGGGCCGGATCGCGATCGTCGGCTGGATATTGAGATTGCGCGAGGTAAGCTGATCGCCGGCGCGCGACACATTCTGCTGCGTCGACTCCCGGATCGCCTGGACGAGGTCGCTCTCGCCAGACACCGTCAGCTGCGATCCCACCCCGAGCAATGTGGACAGCGCCACACCCTTGAGCAGTGCCCAGGTGTGAAAATCGACCTTGTCCTGAAGGCCAGCGTAGCCCGACGCGTCGGTCGCCGGCACGTTGTCGATCCGGAGCGAACTGCCGTCCGGAAACATGATCCGCTGCCAGACGACCAGCGCGCGCTTCTGACCAAAAGCCACGACGCTGTCGTAGCTGCCGATCAGCCGCGAGCCTTGCGGAATGAGCAGTATGCGGCCGGTCGGGCTGTCGAACACCGGACTTGTCACCTGCGCGGTAACGAGGCCGGGCAAGTCGGACCGAAGACCCGTGATCAGGCTCGCCGAGATCACGCTGCCCGCCGACAGGAGATACGGCGAAGGTGCAGCGGTCAGTGCGTGCGGATTGACATCACCACTTTGATCGAGTGTGCCAACGAACTGAGCCTTCCGACCCTGCGCGTTCGGATCACGATCCGGATCGAGTGTCGGGCTGGCAGCGCCTGTCGGAGCCGGGGCCGGAACGGCCGCTGCATCGGTCTCCGCCGTTGGCGGCGGTGCCGAACGTCCCTGCACGAGCACACCCGATTCTCGCGCGGCTTTCAGTTCTGCGAGCCGACGTTCGGGCTCCTGCGCTGCCGCTTGGCCGGCGGCATCGACGCTCGAACCGGTCTCCGCAGCCATCTGACGCTGGTGCTCGAGGATCGGGCGACCGAGGTCTCCCGGCAGCGGCGGGCCGAGCTTCGGAACATCGCCATAGGTCGACGGCAGGCCGTTCAGCGAGTCTGTCGATGGCCGATTGCTCGGCTCGGACAGTTCCTGCCGATCGGCCACCGTGCCGAACACGCGCGGCTTTAGCGCGACCCAGGCGACCGCCATCAGGCTGATAGAACCCAACGCAGCAATGGCGACGATGACGCCCCGGCGAAAGCGGATGGCGCGCGCCGGTCTTGCCCGGATCGCCAGTGTCTCCGGATCCACTTTCGGGGCGGGCGCAATAACAGCCTCGGTCATGCGCGCTTGCCCTTCCGGGCCGGATGGCCGTCGACAACGCGGTCAATGCGAACGATCTGCTGCTTTTTCGTGCCAAGCCGCAACTCGGCGGCGTCGAAGATCCGGTCGACGACATAGTAGCGACCACGGACGCGATAGTTGACCAACTCGGCTTCCCCGGTCGGGCCGACGACGAAAAGTGGCGGAGCCTCGCCAACCGCAATGCTGGCGGGGAACTCGATGAAGGTCTGCCGCCCGTCGTCGAACGCGCGGAGCGGCCGCCATGCCGGCTGGTCACCACTGACCGCGTAGTTGAAACGCAGGTTGTCGACCGTGAGCCCTTCCGAGACCGGCGCCGCTGCGGCAGCCTGTTCGGCGGCCCGTCGCAGGGCGATCAGCTGGTCGGCCGGATAGGTCCAGGACAGCGCGGCCATCGCGGTGCGCGACGTCGCGGTGAGCTGGAGGTGATAGCTGCGCCGATCGGTCGTGATGACGAGGTTCGTCGCAAGCCCCGAGGCGAACGGCTTCGCCAATATGTGCGTCCGCTTGTCTGCACCGGCCCCGCTCGTCGTGTCGCCGATGACCCAGCGCACCGTGTCGCCGGCTGCGACCGCTATGAGATTCTCTCCCGGCTGAAGGGCAATATCGGTAACGGCGCCGGGCGCCGTGTAGACCTGGTAGATCGTGCCGTCGGAGAAGGGATAGACCTGCACGGCATTCACGAAAGCCTGCGCCGTCGGTTGCTGCGTCGCTGCGCGATTGGCGGTTGCCACTCGCGCCACCGCCGGACTGACTGGCTTTCGGACCCGTGCATGACGGACGGAGGGTTTCGGGGCGGATTGCTTGTCGGCGGCGGCAGGCGCTGCCGGCGACGGTGCCGCGGTATTCTGGGCGGCGGCGGAGGTGGCGCAAAGGGCCAATGCCGATACGGCAAGGATCATCTTCATGGACGGGTCTCCGTGCTGGGCTGCGCGGGCGCAGCGAGGTTGGGATCGAGCGGCGATCCGAGCGGCAGGGCGGGCACCGTCGGCGTCGAGATCAGCGGCGCTGATGGGCGCGGCTGCGATGGCGGATCGAGCTCGCGGCTCCAGTCGACCGCATCGACATAGACGCCGAGCGGATTCCTGCGGAGCGTGTCGGCATCCCTCGGCGGCTTCATCGCCACCGTGAGGATTGCGGTCCAACGGGATGTGCCGGCTTCCGCGCCACGCTCATAAGCCGTTTCGGCCCATTTGACCTGGAACGAGCGATCGGATGCCCGCACCACGCTGGTGACCTGCACTGACACCGTCTTCTCGCCGATGCTGGCGAAAGGGTCGGCGCCACGCGCATAGTCCCCAAGGAACTGGGCGCCCCGCTTGGTGGTGAAATCATAGGCTTCGAGCCAGTTCTGGCGCGTCAGGACCGGATCGAGCGACCGCCCCCGGACATGAGCGATGAAGTGCGAAAGGTGCCATGCGATCTGCGGGTCGGTCGGATGATAACCGGCCTCGGCTTCGGAGACGGCGTGCGCCTCACCGAGCCGGTCGACCTCGACAACGTAAGGCGTCACCCGGCTCTGCGTCGATTGCCAGACGACGCCGGCGGAGAGGCCCCCGGTCAGTGCCAGGCAACCGAAGGCCATCAGCCGCCAGTTTCGTGCCTGCACTCGTGCGGAGCCGATGCGTTCATCCCAGACCTGGCCGGCGCGCTGATAGGGCGTCTCGGGCTCCGGGGTTCGTCCATAGCGCTGGAGGGCGCGCTTGAAGATCATGAGTCGTCCCTTTCCTTGATATCGGGGGTTGCGGAGGCGCCGCCGCGATCGCCCTGCTGGAGGGTGTGCAGGGCAATCTGGCGGTGGTGACGGGCCGTCTGCTGATTGCGCATGGCGCGTGCCCAGCCGGGGGCGCCGTCGTCGGTCGCAGACTGCGACGCGCCATCGCCGGCCGTGCGGTTGAGCGCGTTCCACGCGGCGGCGCGACCTTGCGACGCCGCCTCGCGAAGACCGAAGGCGTTGGAGACTCGATCGCGTGCGGCATTACCGGCTGCGCGCGCCACGCCGCTCATTCCGGCGCCCATCGTCGGTGCTGCGGCGGTTTCCTTGCCAAGCGTATAGGCGGCCGAGGCGGCCGATCCCATCGAAGTGCCGGCGCGGACCGCGCCGAGAGCAGCGCCGCCCAGGGCGCGCGCGCCTGCCACGGTCGCGCCGCCGGCAAGCATGGTGATGCCCGCCGCACCGACGGTGGTACCAAGCGCGGCCCCGGCCCCGAGCTGCGGCGCGCCGGAGACCAGGCCGGACGCGATGCCGGGACCGAAGATGCCCAGGCCGAAGATCGTCAGGCTGGCGAGTGTCAGGCTCATGGCCTGCGCGATGTCTGGTTCCTGCCCCTGCAAGGCGCTGGTGAACTCGGTGAAGAAGTTCGAGCCGATGCCGACGATGACGGCGAGCACCATGACCTTGATGCCGGACGACACGACATTGCCGAGCACGCGCTCGGCAAGGAAGCTGGTCCGGTTCCAGAGCGCGAACGGCACGAGGATGAAGCCGGCCAGCGAGGTCAGCTTGAACTCGATAATTGTCACGAACATCTGCACCGCAAGGATGAAGAAGGTGATGATCACGATCGCCCAGGCGAAAAGCAGCACGGCGATCGTCAGGAAATTGTCGAAGAAGGTCGTGAACCCCATCAACTGCGACACCTGCTGGAGCAGCGGCCACGCGGCCGAGAAGCCGGTGCCGGCAAGTCGCCCGGGCTTGAGAAGATCGGCGGCGGTCAACGTGCCACCACCGGCGGTGAGACCTGCCTGCGCGAACGACCGGAAGATGATGTCGCCGAGCGTCGAGAAGCTGTTCAGGATGAACGCGAACGTGCCAATGTAGAGGATCTTCTTGAGGAAGCGGCCGATGACGTTGTCCTCGCCGCCCATCGCCCAGAACAGCCCGGCAAGCGTGATGTCGATGCCGATCAGGGTGACGGTCAGGAAGCGGACGTCGCCGCCGAGCAGCCCGAAGCCGGCATCGATATAGGTGATGAACGCCTGCATGAAGCGATCGATGACATTGAGATCATTCACGTCGGACAAGTCCTGCAAGAGGTGGGATGCCGCGGGGCGAGACCGGGGGAGCGAAGCCCCGCCCCGCGGCGGACGGCGGCGGGAGGCGGACCGCCACCGCCCCGACCGGCGCGCCTACTGGGGGGTGTAGGAGGTGCCGGAACCGAGAAACTTCTTGGTCGCCGCCTGCGCATCGATCTGCGCCTGCGCCTGCCGCGCGCGCTCGATCGTCTCGGCGCGATACTGGGCGGCCATCATGTTCTGGATCTGGAACTGCTGCTTGGCGCTGAGCGCGAGCAGCTGGTTGGTGGCCTGCTGCGCTTGCAAGGATCCTTCGGCACCTTGGCTTTTCGCGACCAGCGAAGACAAGGTCTGGGCATCGGCCGCGACGTTTTCGGCGACCTGCGCCTGCACAGTCATCGTGTGCTGGTAGGCGGTCATGGCGGTATCGAGGCGAGAGCGCGCAGCAACGACCTGATCGTTCATCCGCAATGCCTGGCCGAAGCTCTGCGGGAAGAGCTGGTGGAACTGCTGGTCGAGACCGGAGACCTGGAGCCGGATGCCCTGGGCTTGCCCCATCAGGCGATCGACCTGCTGCAGCGCCTGGGTCAGCGCCTGCAGCTCGGGGAAATCGATCGTCGCCAGGTTCTTCGCCTGGTTGATCAGGCTCTGCGCCTGATTCTGGAGCGACTGGATCTGGTTGTTGATCTGGGTCAGCGTGCGGGCCGCGGTGAGCAGGTTCTGGCTGTAGTTGCTGGGATCGAACACGGTCAGCTGCGCATGGGCCGGCGTGGTCGTCAGGCTCAGGCCGACGGCGAGCGAACCGATGGCGCTCATGCCGAGCGCGCTCGCGATCAGGTATTTGCGGGTGAGGAAACGCATCACTTTACTCCTTATGCTTGGGGAGCGGGGAAATCGGGAAGAAGGTCGGCGGCCCAGCCGAGGCCGGCACCGACGAGGAAGCGCGCGGCGAAATCCACCTGACCGCCCTCGGCGATCATCGCGTCGATCCGCGCCTGGGTGGCCGGATCGGAGGCGCCGCAAAGCGTGAGCGCGACCGGCCCAAGCCCCAGCTCGAACAGCCGGTTGCCGCGCGCCGATTGCAGATAATATTGCCGCTTCGGCGTCGCGCGGCTGACAAGCTCGATCTGGCGGACGTTCAGCCCGAACCGCTCATAGGCCTCGCGACTCTGCGGCTCGATCGCACGGTCATTGGGCAGCAATATGCGCTGCGGGCAGCTCTCGATGATGGCGGGCGCGATGCTGCTCGAGGCAATGTCAGCAAGACTCTGGGTCGCGAACAGCACCGCGACGTTCTTCTTGCGCAGCACCTTCAGCCATTCGCGGATGCGCGCGGCAAACAGCGGATGATCGAGGAAGATCCAGGCCTCGTCCAGGATCAACAGTGTCGGCCGGCCGTTGAACCGCTCCTCCAGTCGGTGGAAGAGGTAAGTCAGCACCGGCGCGACCACGCCGGTCTGACCCATCAGCGCTTCGGTCTCGAAGCACTGGACATCGGCGAAGGCGAGATGCTGTTCGGCCGCGTCGAGCAGCCGCCCATAGGGGCCGTCGAGCGTGTAGGCGCCGAGCGCGGTCCGCAGCGCATTCGACTGGAGCAGCAGAGTGAGGCCGGTCAGTGTCCGTTCCTCGGGAGGAGCCGAAGCAAGGCTGCCGAGCGCGGACCAGACCGCGTCCTTGACCTCGGGCGTAACGATCACTCGCTCGTGCGCTAGCAGCGCGGCGATCCATTCTGCGGCCCAGCTCCGCTCGGTGGCATCGTCGATCCGCCGCAGGGGCTGAAACGCCAGCGTTTCGCCGGCATCGGCCCCCAATCCGAGCGCGTGATGCGCGCCTCCCATCGCCAGCACCGCGGCGCGTGCGGAGAATCCCTTGTCGAAGATGTAGACCTGCGAGTCCGCGTATCGCCGGAACTGAAGCGCAATCAGCGCGAGCAGGACGGACTTGCCGGCGCCAGTCGGCCCGACCACGAGCATGTGTCCGACGTCGCCGACATGGGTCGAAAGGCGGAACGGCGTCGAACCCGCCGTGCTGGCGTGGAGCAACGGTGGTCCGTCGAGATGCGCGTTCCGCGCTGGTCCTGCCCAGACCGACGACAGCGGCATGACGTGCGCGAGGTTCAGCGTGTGGACGAGCGGCTGCCGGACATTGGCATAGACTTGGCCGGGCAGCGACGACAGCCATGCCTCGACCGCGTTCACGCCCTCGCGGATCGTCGTGAACCCGAGCCCGTTGACGATCCGCTCGACCTGCCGGACCTTGTCCTCGACCCGGCCGCGATCGGCGTCGGTCACCGTTATCGTCGTGGTCAGATAGCCGAATGCGACATGATCGCCGCCGAGGACCTGGAGCGCGAGATCGGCGTCGACCACCTTGTTGTCGGCGTCGGTATCGAGCAGCTGCGAGGGCTGGTTGTACATGATCTCGCGCAGCAGCGCGGTGATCGACTTGCGCTTGTTGAACCACTGCCGCCGCAGCCGGGTCAGCGCCTTGGTCGCATCGCTCTTGTCGAGCGCGATGAAGCGCGTGACCCAGCGATAGGCGAAATCCTGATGGTTGAGCGCGTCGAGGATTCCCGGCCGGCTCATGCTCGGAAATCCGAGAACGGTCAGCGTGCGGATATGCGTGTCGCCAAGCCGCGGCTCGAGACCGCCCGTCAGCGGGGTGTCGGTGAGCAGCGCGTCGAGATAGATCGGCGTCTCCGGGACGGCGACACGATGCTGGCGGCACGAAACGGTGCCGTGCAGGAACGTCAATGTCTCTGCGTCGTCGAGCGCTCGTACCTCGGGCATGAAGCTGCCAAGGAGATCGAGCGCGCGATCGCTCTCGACAATGAAGCTGGCGAGCGCGCCATGCCAGTCACGGCCTTTGTCAGCTTCGGGGCGTTCGACCAGCGATCTGCCCGCCGCCTCGGCGCTGTCCGGCGTCGGAAGCCAAGTCAGGGTCAGATAGTAGCGGCTCTCGTAATGCTCGCCCTCGGCAAGGAAGTTGGCGCGCCGCTCCTGATCGACCAGCCATGATGCCGGGTCGGGAAAGGCGCTGTCGGGATAGGCGGACGCTTCTCGCCGCTCCGCTTCGAAGAACAGCGCCCAGCCGGTGCCGAAACGCTTGAGCACGTTGTTGGCCCGCGCGCAGGCGGAGATCAGCTCGGCTTCGGTCGCGGATTCGAGATCGGGTCCGCGAAACCGGAGCGTGCGCTGGAAGCTGCCATCCTTGTTGAGGACGACGCCCGGCGCGATCAGTGCCGCCCAGGGAAGATGGTCCGCCAGCCGGTCCGACCGGTGGCGATATTCGGAAAGGTTCAGCACGCGAGATAGCCCCTCTGGCGAAGATGACGGATGAGGACGGGCGCGAAGTCCGGGTCGCGGCGCGCGGCGAACACGGCGATGCTGTGTCCGACAGCCCAGAGCACCAGGCCGGCGATCCATTGCTGGAGCCCGAGCCCGATCGCGGCGGCGACCGTGCCGTTGACGATCGCCAGTCCGCGCGGTGCGCCGCCGAGCAGGATCGGCGACCCGAGGCTCCCGTGGATGGGAGCCTCGAATCCTTCCAGATGTTGGCCGGCGCCGATCACGCGATCAGCGCCCCGCCGCCGAAGCTGAAGAAGCTGAGGAAGAAGCTTGACGCCGCGAACGCGATTGACAGGCCGAACACGATCTGGATCAGTCGGCGGAATCCTCCGCTGCTCTCGCCGAACGCCAGCGTCAGGCCGGTCACGATGATGACGATCACGGCGACGATCTTGGCGACCGGTCCCTGCACCGATTCCAGCACCTGCTGGAGCGGCTGCTCCCAGGGCATTCCCGACCCCGCCGCCTCGGCGGAATTGCTGATGGCGAGGGTCAGGCCGATGGCGACACCGACGAGAAAGGTGGAACTGCGGGACGGAATCTTGGCAAGCTGCATTGTCATTCTCCTTGGGGGTTGGCGGGGTTGAGGAGATCGGCGAGCGCGTAGCTGCCGGTGTCCGGGTCGAGCCCGGCGACGCGCGCGATGCTGGCAATCCGGCGCTGGAGACCGCGGCCGGAGATGAAGACGATGATGTCGATCGCCTCGGCGATCAGTCGGCGCGGCACGGTGACCACCGCCTCCTGGACGAGGCCCTCGATGCGGTAGAGCGCCGACATGGCGCTGTTGGCGTGGACGGTGGCGATGCCGCCCGGGTGCCCGGTGTTCCAGGCCTTGAGCATGTCGAGCGCCTCGGGGCCGCGCACCTCACCGACGATGATGCGGTCGGGACGTAGTCGCAAAGTCGAGCGGACGAGGTCGGCCATCGTCACGATGCCGGGCCGCGTGCGGAGAGCCACCGTATCAGCGGCCGGGCTTTGGAGTTCGCGCGTGTCCTCGATCAGGATGACGCGCTCGTCGACCCAGGCCATTTCAGCGAGCAGGGCGTTGGCGAGGGTTGTCTTGCCCGAGCTCGTGCCGCCGGCGACGAGGATGTTGTAGCGCTGCGTGACGCAGGCCTTCAGCCGATCGGCAGCCGCCTGCGCCATGATGCCGTCGGTCACATAGTCGTCGAGGCTGTAGAGGCGCTCGGCGGGCTTGCGGATCGAGAAGCAGGGCGCGGTCGAGACGGGTGGAAGCACGCCTTCGAACCGCTCGCCTGCACGACCCTCGATATGCGGTGGCAGCTCAGCCGATACGATCGGCGCATCACCATGCACCTCGGCGCGCGCATGCGAAGCGACAAGGCGGATGATCCGCTCGACCTGGGTCGCATCCATGCGGACAGTCGTCTCGGTGCGGCCTTCGCCGAGCCGGTCAAGCCGCAGCGCTCCGTCTGGATTGACCATGATCTCGATGACGCGAGGATCGGCGAGGGCCTCGGCGATCGCGGGTCCCATTGCCGTGCGCAGCATCGCCCGCCGGCGCTCCGCGGAAACGCCGGCGGTCACTGGCCGGACTCCGCGACAGCGCCGAAGCTGTCGACGATTGTCCGGCGTCCGGCAGCGATCTGCCTGCCAACCTGGGCGATGAAGGCCTCGAACCGCTTGGCGGCGATGGCACGGCCGGCGGAATCGTTCTCGGCGAGGGGCGCCTGGATCGCGAGCTCGTACCGGACGAACAGCGCCAGCGTCTCGAGCTGGATATGCCCGTCCCGCTCGAGCCTTCCGATCGCGGAGGTCATTCGGTCGAGCCGGAGGGCGAACCTGTCCTCCAACTCGGAGGCACCGCGCCGGTTGAGCCACGCCGTGACGGCGTCGGTCAGGATCGCCGACTTGGACGCACCCGGCTTCGCCGCGAGCGCTTCGAGACGGTCACTGACCGGCTTGGGCAGGAACAGCTGATGGCGGATCTTCTCGACCATGGTCAGAGATCCAGCTGCAGGTCGCCGGGCCGATGATCGGCGGCATCGATTGCATAGACTGTGCGGGCCGTGCCCAGCGCTCGCGCCTGATCCATCGCGCGCTGGTCGGCCGCGACATCGTCATCGTCGGCACCGAGACCGAGCGGATCGGCAGCAGTCGGATCTGGCGTCAGCGGACAATCAAGTTCCTGGCTCGGATGGCGCGCCTGTTCGAGCCCACCGCCGACGTCATCGCCATCCTCGTCGCCTGCGGCACCAAGACGCGCATCAGTTCCACGGACAATGCCGGCCCAGTCATCCGGTCGCGACGCCGGTCGATCAACATAGTCGCCGGCCGTGTGCGGTGGTGGAGGCAGTACGCGTGCCTTGAATATACCGTCTTCGAAATAGCGCAGCTTGGTCGCACGGATCGGCGGCGTGCCGGCGACAAGGACCAGTTCCTCGGTCGCGGGGAGCTGCATCACCTCGCCCGGAGTCAGAAGCGCGCGAGCGGTCTCCTGCCGGCTAACCATGACGTGCGCGAGCCAGGGCGCGAGGCGATGTCCGGCATAGTTGCGCATGGCACGCTGCTCGGTCGCCGTGCCCAGCGCATCGGAAATGCGCTTGGCTGTCCGCTCGTCATTGGTCGCAAAGGCGATGCGGACGTGGCAGTTGTCGAGGATGGCGTTGTGCTCGCCATAGGCTTTTTCGATCTGATTGAGGCTCTGCGCGATCAGGAACGCGCGCACGCCATAGCCGGCGAGAAACGCGAGGCTGGTCTCGAAGAAATCGAGGCGACCGAGCGCCGGAAACTCGTCGAGCATCATCAGCAGCTTGTGCCGGGCAGCCGCGTTGTTGCCGTGCTCGGCGTGCAGGTGCTCGGTGAGCCGGCGGCCGATCTGGTTTAGGACAAGACGGATCAGCGGCTTAGTGCGACTGATGTCCGACGGCGGCACTACCAGGTAGAGCGAAACCGGCGATTTGCCCTCGACGAGATCGGCGATCCGCCAGTCGCAGCGCGAAGTGACCATCGCGACCGTTGGATCGCGGTAGAGGCCAAGGAACGACATGGCCGTCGACAGCACGCCGGAGCGTTCATTCTCGGACTTGTTGAGCACTTCCCGCGCCGCTGATGCGACGACCGGATGGACGATCGGCGCGTCTGTCGTGCCGAGATGGTTGGTGGTCATCATCCGCTTCAGCGTCGCCGTGAAGGGCCGTTGCGGATCGGACAGGAAGGACGCGACGCGGGTGAGCGTCTTGTCCTCCTCGGCGTAGAGGATGTGGAGGATTGCGCCGACGAGCAGCGAGTGGCTGGTCTTCTCCCAGTGATTGCGGCGTTCGAGCGCGCCTTCGGGATCGACCAGGATGTCGGCGATGTTCTGGACGTCGCGCACCTCGTCGGTGCCGCGGCGAACCTCGAGCAGCGGATTGTATCGCGCCGAGCGGGCATCGGTCGGATTGAAGAGCAGGCAGTGGGAGAAGCGCTGACGCCAGCCCGCGGTCAGCTGCCAATTCTCGCCCTTGATGTCGTGGATGACCGCTGAGCCCGACCAGCCG
The sequence above is drawn from the Rhizorhabdus dicambivorans genome and encodes:
- a CDS encoding tyrosine-type recombinase/integrase codes for the protein MALNHIQITNAKRRDKAYKLADSDGLYLFIQPNGAKLWRMNYRHLGRQKTLYFGAWPEVGIAAARQQRDKAREQIAAGLDPAAEKRIETLARKVAADNTFKTIAEEWVAKNEREGRAPITLDKIRWLLGMTYPMIGTLPISKITPQEVLAVLRKVEATGRYESARRMRSVLSRVFRYGIATARADRDVAADLRGALITPKVQHLAAITTPKEAGGLLRAIEGYTGHEITAIALRLSPHLFVRPGELRSAEWTEFDTQGAVWSLSAEKMKMRRPHRVPLSRQVLDMLEELHALTGDGRFLFPSFRSPKQCMSENTVNAALRRLGYSQEEMTAHGFRAMAATLLNEMGIWNPDAIEKQLAHLDTSMVRRAYTRGEYWDERVKMMQHWSDYLEQLRDGAKILRPHFGVRR
- a CDS encoding helix-turn-helix domain-containing protein, whose translation is MTRLTERQSDAVVIEPLSVRISTAVQLTGISRSRLYELIQSGDLETVKVGRSTLIPYKSLKALTGG
- a CDS encoding DUF2274 domain-containing protein → MADLKLPQLPDRNPVKLNISVMPDLHLALTEYAALYASTYGRDEPVVELIPAMLAAFLDSDRSFTRNRGRG
- a CDS encoding TrbI/VirB10 family protein, giving the protein MTEAVIAPAPKVDPETLAIRARPARAIRFRRGVIVAIAALGSISLMAVAWVALKPRVFGTVADRQELSEPSNRPSTDSLNGLPSTYGDVPKLGPPLPGDLGRPILEHQRQMAAETGSSVDAAGQAAAQEPERRLAELKAARESGVLVQGRSAPPPTAETDAAAVPAPAPTGAASPTLDPDRDPNAQGRKAQFVGTLDQSGDVNPHALTAAPSPYLLSAGSVISASLITGLRSDLPGLVTAQVTSPVFDSPTGRILLIPQGSRLIGSYDSVVAFGQKRALVVWQRIMFPDGSSLRIDNVPATDASGYAGLQDKVDFHTWALLKGVALSTLLGVGSQLTVSGESDLVQAIRESTQQNVSRAGDQLTSRNLNIQPTIAIRPGATVRLVVHKDLILAPWREKER
- the trbG gene encoding P-type conjugative transfer protein TrbG, translated to MILAVSALALCATSAAAQNTAAPSPAAPAAADKQSAPKPSVRHARVRKPVSPAVARVATANRAATQQPTAQAFVNAVQVYPFSDGTIYQVYTAPGAVTDIALQPGENLIAVAAGDTVRWVIGDTTSGAGADKRTHILAKPFASGLATNLVITTDRRSYHLQLTATSRTAMAALSWTYPADQLIALRRAAEQAAAAAPVSEGLTVDNLRFNYAVSGDQPAWRPLRAFDDGRQTFIEFPASIAVGEAPPLFVVGPTGEAELVNYRVRGRYYVVDRIFDAAELRLGTKKQQIVRIDRVVDGHPARKGKRA
- the trbF gene encoding conjugal transfer protein TrbF; translation: MIFKRALQRYGRTPEPETPYQRAGQVWDERIGSARVQARNWRLMAFGCLALTGGLSAGVVWQSTQSRVTPYVVEVDRLGEAHAVSEAEAGYHPTDPQIAWHLSHFIAHVRGRSLDPVLTRQNWLEAYDFTTKRGAQFLGDYARGADPFASIGEKTVSVQVTSVVRASDRSFQVKWAETAYERGAEAGTSRWTAILTVAMKPPRDADTLRRNPLGVYVDAVDWSRELDPPSQPRPSAPLISTPTVPALPLGSPLDPNLAAPAQPSTETRP
- the trbL gene encoding P-type conjugative transfer protein TrbL encodes the protein MNDLNVIDRFMQAFITYIDAGFGLLGGDVRFLTVTLIGIDITLAGLFWAMGGEDNVIGRFLKKILYIGTFAFILNSFSTLGDIIFRSFAQAGLTAGGGTLTAADLLKPGRLAGTGFSAAWPLLQQVSQLMGFTTFFDNFLTIAVLLFAWAIVIITFFILAVQMFVTIIEFKLTSLAGFILVPFALWNRTSFLAERVLGNVVSSGIKVMVLAVIVGIGSNFFTEFTSALQGQEPDIAQAMSLTLASLTIFGLGIFGPGIASGLVSGAPQLGAGAALGTTVGAAGITMLAGGATVAGARALGGAALGAVRAGTSMGSAASAAYTLGKETAAAPTMGAGMSGVARAAGNAARDRVSNAFGLREAASQGRAAAWNALNRTAGDGASQSATDDGAPGWARAMRNQQTARHHRQIALHTLQQGDRGGASATPDIKERDDS
- the trbJ gene encoding P-type conjugative transfer protein TrbJ, encoding MRFLTRKYLIASALGMSAIGSLAVGLSLTTTPAHAQLTVFDPSNYSQNLLTAARTLTQINNQIQSLQNQAQSLINQAKNLATIDFPELQALTQALQQVDRLMGQAQGIRLQVSGLDQQFHQLFPQSFGQALRMNDQVVAARSRLDTAMTAYQHTMTVQAQVAENVAADAQTLSSLVAKSQGAEGSLQAQQATNQLLALSAKQQFQIQNMMAAQYRAETIERARQAQAQIDAQAATKKFLGSGTSYTPQ